In Haematobia irritans isolate KBUSLIRL chromosome 1, ASM5000362v1, whole genome shotgun sequence, a genomic segment contains:
- the LOC142219954 gene encoding uncharacterized protein LOC142219954 — MQLLGFMIVVASYGLLMPLAEADSLPTNRTQVLLSRRRRYVAFPEGSSVSAAICMTLGVIGNSNFLSSSINWGVAYDLPTYEWAREHANGFSSETKVMAQRRSRRELYGKLELIIDKMGYPGRTCISRALCESVKFIRSLPHRKGNMVEELIKIIFRFPSHQLTTEEPEDHHHYAHVQRRARRNSNIDCELEYSECNISLLDLVLGRYSRSPTTLSFM; from the exons ATGCAACTTTTAGGATTTATGATAGTGGTGGCATCTTATGGCTTACTCATGCCATTGGCAGAAGCAGATTCACTTCCAACGAATAGAACACAAGTGTTACTAAGTCGAAGACGTAGATATGTGGCCTTCCCCGAAGGCTCATCGGTCTCT GCGGCTATTTGTATGACACTTGGTGTCATTGGGAATTCAAATTTCCTCTCTTCCTCTATAAATTGGGGTGTGGCCTATGATCTGCCTACCTATGAATGGGCTCGCGAGCATGCCAATGGTTTTTCGTCGGAAACTAAAGTCATGGCTCAAAGAAGATCACGCAGGGAATTATATGGGAAATTGGAATTGATTATAGATAA AATGGGTTATCCCGGTCGAACTTGCATATCGCGAGCATTGTGCGAAAGTGTCAAGTTTATAAGAAGTTTACCTCATCGCAAGGGAAACATGGTTGAAGAATTGATAAAGATAATATTCAG ATTTCCATCCCACCAATTGACCACCGAAGAGCCAGAGGATCACCATCATTATGCCCATGTTCAGAGAAGAGCAAGGAGAAATTCCAACATCGATTGTGAACTTGAATATTCAGAATGTAATATCTCTTTGCTAGATTTGGTCCTGGGACGCTATTCGAGGTCTCCAACAACATTGTCATTTATGTAA